aagcagaaatagatgtttttctggtactctcttgctttttccatgatccagaatGCTGATAAACTGATATGTGAACAAAGACCTGAAGGAAGTGgcgtgtttttttttaacagctgcaGTCCAGGGAGAGGAAACAGTGCAAAAATCTCAAGGAGAAGCATGCAGGGCGTGTTCCAACCCTACTTGGTCAGTGACCCTACCTGATAACCTGTTTTATTCCAAAACCTACCCCCATCCCATCGTTATTCCTTTATCCAGTTTCATTCCCCCCCCTCCCAACAcagaatttttcaatttattattcCATGTTTATTACGTCTGTTCTCTGTTTTGTGCGAGAGCGGGCGTCTTCGCCTGTCTGGTTCGCCGGTGCAGCCAGAGCCTTTAGTAGCGTGGGGCACACCCCAGGAGCTTGAAAGGAGGCTCTGGGATGGGAAGAACGCACGGtcgagggaaggaagaagagaccCGACCTCCTGATGCCTTGGTCGGGGGAAACCCTCTGCGAGTGCAAGGAAGGTAAGAAACCCGCACAGCTCAGTGCCCAGGTTCCCGGGCCTGGTGCGCATGCGCCCAGGTCTCTGCGCATGCGCCGAGAGCGTCCCGCTCCGATCCGCGTGTTTCATTGGCTGCGGCCGGCGCCTAAGCAGAGGAATTGCGCATGCGCACTCCTCCCGCGTGGTCCTGTGTGGTGGGTTTTGCTCTCCAGCCTCCGCTGTATCGGCGGCAGCTCATCTTCCCATCCGGGACCCCCGTGCGTTCTGGAGCTCGGAATGTTCCCAGAACTCAATAACCTTCTCAACACCACCCCTGAAGGGGCGGAGCAGGTAAGAGGTCGTAAGGTCGGGGAGGAGGTTGGATTCTGGGAGCGCGGCGGAAGACCGCACACCCGGATGAAGCGCACGCGGACCTGTGGGAAATCACGTGACGTCCGTGGCCCGGGGGCGCTTGGGAGTTGTAGTCCGCAGAGGGCCCGCCCCCGAGGTTGGGCTGGACACTTAGGCCTGCGCAAGGTGGGCATCCTGAGCGTTTTCGAAGGTCTCGTGCGCCCTTGAATGACCACCGGAAGCACGTTGTACCTTTGGGTTGGACTTAAGTGTACAGGCGACCCTTGTGCGTGTTCAGCGTGGTGGGAGTCCCAGCGCCCAAACAGAggttggtggtggtagtttagtcgctctgtcgtgtccgactctttgcgaccccatggaccgtagcccgccaatctcctctgtccgtgggattctccagggaagaatactggactggattaccattcccttctccagggaatcttcctgacgcagggatggaACTGCGTCTCCCGCGTCTCCTCCCTTAAcgggcggattcttgaccactgagccacctggaaaccaaccccccccaccccgccccccaccacaaGGGAGCAACTTCTTAGCGAACTTAAGCCCCCTTTGTCCTGGGAGCACTCGGCAGGTTTCAGCGAACGCTTCTGCTCGTCTTCCTCCTCATGTTTTTGAACAGTGCTCTCTGAAGCTGCTCGCTGCCAACGTTTGATTGCGCAAGCCCGCCTTTGGCATCACAGCCTTCCTACTCTGTTTTCTTCGCTCTCTCCTTCCCACGGTCTAGAGCATCTCAAAAATGTTCTTGCGTTAGGCCGAGGGTTGCCTCTCCTAGGAACATAGGTGATTTATTTCATAACTCCTGTCTTTCTGATGAAATGGTAAGCTCGTCCAGGCGGCCAAGACACTTAGTGTGTAATTCCTTTTTGTTACTCCATACTCCCAGGCAAATAGTTTTCAGTAAATCCTTGTGCATTTTAGCTGCCCCGCAGTTTTTCTCTGCCCAAGCCTCCAGATGGCGCTGCTTACCTTGCCAGTTACTACTAGTACCTCCAAAGTCCAAACCCAGGGCCCCAGTGAGGGATAGAAGTGGGTACCCGGAAATGACAGCGCCAGGGGTAACCTCAGAGTCTGCTAGTGTAGTCTTTCATATTTTATGAGAGGAAAAAATATCGCGACATCAGAAAGAGAGATGACCTTCCCTGTCATTGACTGGAGCAGGACAGCCAGACCCTGCAAAGGCCATCTTCAGAGGTTTTTCCAGGGCTCTACACAATGAGAGCCCTGCCTGACGCAGTTTCCAAGGCCACTGGGAAGAGGACTTTGATCCTGGCTGTCTCTTGGAACAactgctttctcctgctcccctGCCTATGGGACAGAATTGGCATGAGGATTAGAGTTAGGGAGAAGGTTGGATCAGTTGACTTTTTAGAAGACTCCTTGCAATCTGGAAAGTCAGTGATTTTTGTTGGGTTCTGATGGTAAAATCTTACTTTGTTCAGGATTTAATTCTTTCCAAGACTGGAGAGGAGTGAGGAAAAGAAGAGATTTTATTCTCCATTGTCTGGGGAAGATGATGGCTTGAGATATGCTTGCCCAAAATAAGTGCGTTTAATACAGATCACCTTCATTGTTGATTTCTCTATAATTTttacctattttctttttctggttaaatacacaaacacacacatatgagtCTCCACGTATAGAAATTTAAGAGTAGACACAATCCACTAGATTTTGACACTCAGTTGACCTCTTTCCAGGGAGTCTAATACATCTTTTTGTGCTCTTAACTTTTAGGGGAAGCTGACTCTACTCTGTGATGCCAAGACTGATGGCAGTTTCCTTGTGCACCACTTTCTCTCCTTCTACCTCAAAGGTATAAgactatagaaaaagaaaatccaaggccagggggtaaaaaaaaaagaggcctgtTTCAGGTAGCCCTAGAAATAGTATTAACTAGCCAGACCTTTGGTGTTTGGGTAACCAGATGGCTATTTGTTAGGTAATGGGATTACTGGACCATCTTGTTCCCACCCGTTCTATGCCAGAGACTGCCATGTATTCGCTATATCCAGTATTGCCTTACACTTCTCCACCCCATGTGTAGGCACTGACTCCCTTAGGGCCTTGTGTGGCCTCTTCATTTAGTTGATCCTTGGTTCTTGGGTAGTTTGAAGTCTCTAGGCACTCAACCCATTACCACTTTGCCCTGGCAGTAGATGCTTTCAAAGgaacagagaggggaaaaaaagaaacagctctgCAGTTCACACATGGAAATCGATTAGAAGAaaacagccaaattaaaaaaaaaaaaaagacttactgATTCTCCTTGAGTCCCCACTGAGCCAGGCCAGGATACAAGGTTGACCTTTGGCACTCTGAGTTGTAAGAATTTACAGCTTTGAAAATGATTTTCCTTTCTAGATGATGTTATTGTCAGCTTATATACAGAGTAAGAGCATCTACAGATAAGTTATTAGAATTAATTAAGTTCATAAGGTAGCTAGAGTTTCTTTGTGTTCTTCTTATATCCTCTTGGGTGTTAGACTAGTTTAAAAATTCAGTTGCATCTCTGTAACCAACAACAAGTAGTTAGAAAAATACAGCTGTTTTAAAACTATAATGATTTTCAGGGGAACAAACTAAGGTTCCAAGTGATACATCTCACAGGTAAAGTACATCTCAGAATCaatgaaataagataaaattatcaATATAAGGTATAATTATTAATATGAAAAAAGTACATCTTCAAATCAAGTTGAGTATGTCAGGTTGCAAGGCGTGGGTTCTCTAGATCTGCCTCAGTTCTTTTGTTTCCAGAGGCAAGAAGTATCTGAGACTGGTTGTAAATAGAGACTTGgttaaaaatcagtttattttgttttccagctAATTGTAAAGTCTGCTTTGTGGCCCTCGTCCAGTCCTTCAGTCACTATAATATCGTGGGGCAGAAGCTGGTAAGTATTTTAGACCTCTGTGATGAGAtccctgagtgagtgtgtgtgccaGGCATATGTATGCTGtcaggctgggcttccctgtttggGTTGTAGAGAACTTAGAAAGGGACGGTCTAAGGAAATCACGGGATCCTAACCCTTTATCTCAAGGGTGAGGGCAGCCTCTCTGCGTGTTTCATTCATTTGTCAAGTGTTTAGAACCAGACCTGTTATGGATTAAATCAAACCCTTCTCTACCGAGCCTGGACGGTTAAGGTTTCTTCCTTCTCAGTGTGAACGTTAATCTTGTCCCCAGCGGGTTAGTGATCACAGCTTGGTCCACTGCCCAGCTGAGCGCCTCCCACTGCCGCTCCTTTAGCCGAGGGCTTTTGTCACGTGCCCCGCACCTCATCTTGGTTTGCCCCTCATCTTACTAAATGCAGCCAAGCGAGAGTAAGATGGCTGAGAGGCTGGTGACCCTCCTGGCGCCTCACCTGGCACATTACTTGTGACCTGTGACCAGGTGAATTTCTGGGGCTCTTGTTGTtacatgtttttggtttttggtttaaGTCAGACTCAGAGCGGGAGAAAACCAGGCTACCCATCAGCAGTGATCTTTGAAATGACAGCCTTACTGTCAGTCCTCTACTCTGATGGGGGAAACCAGTGAGAGGGCAAGAGGGGGAAGGCCCTTTCTTTCCCATCCTTTGCAGGGAAGGGAGAAGTTCCCATGCTAGAGGTCAGAGCACGAACTCAGGGAGCACAGTTGTGCCAGGAACACAGGTTGCATTCCAGGTTGGTGAGGCATGCATGTGGCCCTGGCATCTGTGAGCTAGGATGAGAAAGGTGTGTATTCTTATATCCGGTTTGGCTGCTTTTCCTGTTACCTTTGACTCACCAGCATGGCAGGAATGACTGCACAGCTCTGGGTGTGCCAGGCACTAGAGCGTGAGATTCCGTCCTCTTGTGTAGTATTGTTCTTACATCAGTACAATAGTAATGAGTAAGAGCAGAGGAGACGGCCAGGAGTCCTTCTGTCTGCCTGGCCTGCAGTTGGTGCTGTTGGTGCACAGTGAACACCAGCGTATGACTGAGTGATCAAGGCCTGGTCTGGGGACACGAGGAATCTAAGGAGTTCTGTGTCACCTGCTAATTCTGCGGAACTGCAGGTTGCGTGTCTGGACAGTGTCACCATCACGGGGTGTTTGttgaaatgcagattcccagaCCCTGCCCCTAAGACTTCTAGTTCTGGAGCTCTGGAGTGGGACCCAGAGATCTGCATTTTAATCAGGTATCTcaggagattcttttttttttttttttttctattttttaatttttggttatgttggatcttcattgctgcgggTACTTTTTCTCTTACTGCGGTGCatgtgcttctcattgcagtgggttCACTTGTTGggaagcacgggctctagggcgtgtgggcttcattAGTtccagttcccaggctctagggcacaggctccaCAGTTAAgcacgggcttaattgctctcgacacatgtgggatcctcccagatcagggatcaaacccgtatctcctgtgttagcaggcggatctttaccactcagccaccagggaagccctcaggagATTCTTAATTGTGCGGTTCATGAAGACCCATGTTACGGAGCGCTCGGTGAGAACAGGGGTTGACCAGCCACAGTCTGCACCCCTTGTTTTCTGTACGTGAAGTTCTACTGGAGCACAGCCACCCCCATTTGTGTCTGAGAGGTCTGTGGCTGCTAGGAGAGCAGAGTTGAGCTGTTGCAACAGAGGCTGTCACCCCACCACCAGCTTActatttactttctgtttttaaatgtattttattttgtaactacATGTCCTTAAAAAGGCAACTTTATATTACTGTGGTAAAGTAAAAAGCAGTACTAggtaaaaaataagtatataagcAAAAGgaagcaagtttttaaaaaaatgtgacaagtagagacttccctggtggtccagtggctaagactttgtgtCCCCAATgaaaggggcccaggttcaatcctggttagggaactagaccccacatgccacagcgaaAGACCCTGCGTgcgtaactaagacccagtgcagccaaataagaaaagaaaaagtaaaaaaaaaaaaattttttttttttttttaaaatgtgagaagTACATGTAAGTACACATCTGACAATAGAACAGGGGCTGTGTGTGAGGAACACCCAGGGGAGACAAGACCTGGGCTCCCATGTCGGCCAGCCAGACGCACGTCTGCGGGGTTCCAGACGGGCCTGGAGCCCTCCCAGGAGCTGGAGTCCTGGCGTCATGAGCCCCTTGGTGCCAAGTTCACTCTGATGCGGCCCCCGCCAGCCCTGAACTCACTCTCCTCTCTGTGGTCGGGTGCAGGGTGTCAGCCTGACCACAGCGCGGGAACGCGGGCAGCTGGTGGTCCTCGAGGGTCTCAAGTCCGCGGTGGACGTCTTCTTCCGGCCTCGGGAGGAGCCGCACCCCCTGCAGTTCCTCAGGTCAGTCAGCCCGCCGCCCAGCCCAGAGCACACCCGGCAGGTGGGCCCCGCCCTGGGTCTCCGTGTgaccccccttctctctctccggTGAGTGGGAGGGCAGAACCGGCTGCACAAGGCAGGCGCTCCCCGGGTGTCACGGCATCACTCAAGGTCCTCGCCTCTGCCAGAGGCTGTGTGCCTGTCCTGGAAGCTGTAGAAACCTAAGGAACCCACGAAGATgggagatcctgcatgctgcaactaagacccagcatggccaaatcaataaataatgttaaaaaaaaaaggaaaaaaaggccaAGTgtgtggcctgtgtgtgtggcctTGCGCATAGCCTATCCCGTCTCTGAAGCCGGGTGTCTTTGACCGGGTGGGCCTGGTCTCCCCCTGAGCCCAGATTACATAGAGAGCATCATTCTACCTGCTTTTAACAGGGTTCGGCCCTGGAGTGGGGGGCCGTGAGGCCGGGACCTGTGCCCCAGGTCCTGATTTCTGAGCCCACCTCCGCACCCCCTCATTGCTGGGAGACTGCTGCTGCAGTCACTGGGGAGGCGGAGGTAGCGGGGCCAGCTGTACCCGCTGGCGTAGCAGTAGGTCGGGCCTGGTCCGAACACAAGCACGCAGGCTGCCGCTCGGCACTCGGACGCGTGAACTGCTTCTGAGCTTTCATCCTCAGCTTTGACCTCCCAGGAAGGCCTCTGCCTTTAAAGCAGAGGCCTTAGGCCCGTGGACTGAGAGGCTGTGTGGGCTTCGGGGAGGGTTTATTTCTGTGTCCCCGCGTTTCTAGCACAGTGCTCTGTACCCAGCAGGCCTCAGGGAATAGCTGAACTGAAGTAAACATGCCCGTGGGAGCGTGCCTCTTCTCTCCAGGCAGCTCATGCGCCCCTTGGTGCCAAGCACTGGACccacttccttccctccccatcccccgccAGCCCCATCCCTCCGTGGTGCTGGTTGCCTCTTGAGCATCTGGAGAGCACATGAGCTCTCCGTGACTTCTGTCCTGTGCCCAGGGAGGCCAGCGCCGGGGATCTGCAGCCGCTGTACGCGTTTGTGCGGGACGCCCTGGAGCCCGTGGACGGTGCGGAGGCCGCCTGGAGGTGCCCAGTGCTGCTGGTGGACGACCTCAGCGTGCTGCTGAGCCTGGGCGCGGGGCCGGTGGCGGTGCTGGACTTCGTCCACTACTGCAGGGCCACTGTGTGCCGGGAATGGAAGGTAATCAGGGGCTGCACCCCGAGTTCTTGCCGTGAACCCCACGGCCCGCTTGCTGGCAGTTAGCTCTTCTGTCTGATGGCTTGGGGCTTTTTCTTTACTCTGGCAGCCCCAGAAATCTTCACTCCATGCAGCCTGCACTCTGCTACCTGCCATTACTAAAAAGTAAGACCCTGAAATCTGAAAGGTGCCTGGCCCTCTCTCTAGTGGGGTTGGCCACGTGGGGTACTGCGTCTGTCCCCGCTCTGCCACACGGCAGCATTGCTCTGAGTGTGTTTTGAAGGTCAGTTAAGATAATAGATATAAAACTGCTTTAAGGATTTTGAGGTGAAGGGActttcctgacagtccagtggttaagattctgtgattccactgcagggggcacagggtcaatccctggtcagagaactgtgatcccacatgccacatagcatgtccaaaaacaaaaacaacaatatgaAAATTGTGAGGTGCCATGCAGGGATAGGGTATAACCTTCGTTGCGAAGTTACGAGGCAAAAATAGAGACTTTGCCGTAATAGAGATTTTACAAAACAGTAACGCCTGTGGTACCCACCTCCCAGGAACCAGACTGCAAGAGTTAAGTGAGGGTGAGCTTGCGGACATCAGCTGAGCATGTGTCCCACAGGGCCAGGCTGGGCACAGAGGAGTGGGAAGGGGGGGAAGTGGGTTAGTCAGGGAGTGTGGATCCAGCGGTGCCTGCCACACACCTCCTGCGTGGAAGGTCCTGCCTGGAAGCTGGATTTAGCGGACCTTCTCAGGCCGTCCTGGCTACGGTTGCAGGGCCAGGCAGCAGGGTGATGGGGAGAGAGCGGGAGGAGGGGGACATGTAAGGGGCCTGGAGGACACAGTtcagcggggctgggggaggagtgAAGCAGGCAGTCAGCCTGTGCAGCTGAGCCTGCTGTGTGGCCCTCTGcgctgtgttcagtcactcagtcgtgtccgactctgtgtgaccccatggagtgcagcccgccaggctcctctgttcatgggattctccaggcaagaatactggagtgggtagctcttcccttgtcctggggaatcttcccaatccagggatcgaacccaggtctcccacatcgcgggtggattctttaccacctgagccacgggggagcctaagaatactggagtcggaagcatatcccttctccaggggatcttcctgacccaggaattgaaccggggtctccggcattgcaggtggattctttaccagctgagctaccagggaagccccatgtggcCCACTACCAACTTCTTTTTGTAAAAACACTTATTTTAATTGAGAAAGTAAAACTTGGTAAtagtttaatattaaaattttaatatttttatattataaagttttaaaatattttaattaaagttttaatattaaaatagcttattaaaaaaagaaggtatAAACAGTATAAAGTCTACTTTAACAAAAAGTaaatctctccttctctcccttatATGTCCTTCCAGAGTGTCTGAGCAGTCataaactcatttgtatgtaCGCTTGtctccctgctttttttttcatgttccgATTTAACCCACCATCCACACAGTTTGGTACTTCTTTTCATTTACTAACACACAGTGTGTGTTTTGCTGTCCACCGCCGCCAAAACAGAACGCACTGatctgctttattctttttcacgACTGGATGCTCTTCCTTGCTTGCAGACGAACCGAGCTGGACATCCAGGTCGGACGTGCTGGTGCAGCTGTCCCAGCAGACGGTTGCAGGCCCAGGCCCCCGAGCCCAGGCCCGTGAGAGGGCGTGAGGGGCAGTGGAGGCTCCCAGAGACCCGTGTGTCTTGAGCCTGGCATCCCTCCATCAGCCTCCATCTTGTTGCAGGGAAACATCGTGGCCCTTGTACACGACAGTGGAGATGCCGAGGACGAGGAGAGTGACGTCCTGCTGAATGGCCTTAGTCACCAGAGCCACCTGATCCTGCGGGCTGAGGGCCTGGCCACCGGCTTCTGCAAGGACGTGCATGGGCAGGTGTGTGGGGCCTGGCTTATCGGGAGCTGCTCGCCTCCTCTGCACGCCCCACTGCCCATGGGACAGTGTTGGGCCTTGGGGTAGTCAACTGGGATATGCCctcaggtgggagggaggcctcgGAAGCTGTGTGAATGCAGATCAGAGTCCGCTCCAGGGGTTCTCGGCCCAGTGCACCAAGGCAGGTTTTGCACAGTGGTCATTTGCAGCCATAGGGGAGCTCCTGGAGAGGAGACAACTGTCCGGCTATTTCCTGGGGAAGGCAGTAAAGAGTGGAATTCCACCGCAGGATCACAGCACGCTCTCTGTATTCAGGCCAATGCAATTCCTTTTCAAATGGAGACTTGGGAGGCTGTTCTCCTGGCTGGCATTATTGCCATCCCCCAACCCTTCCGCAGGGATGTTTGGAGTACTTAGGGGGAAGTGCGGAGTCCTGCCTGTGCCTGGAAGGGAGGTCAGGTTCTCCCCATGCCCAGGGGCTGCCATGGTTCTCTGCCTTCCGAAACTTCTCTTTTGGGATCACCCCAAAGCCTTTGCCACCTCTTCCAGTTAACTTCGTGTTGACCACTTTTGACCCATTAAAGGTGGGTGGGGGTTTTGACCCAGAGTCATTCAGAGTCAGGTATGGAAAACAGAGCATCCGAGCAAGCTCAGAGAGGCTGTGCTGGTGGTACGCCAGGCATACCCCAAGGAGACCCTTCCCCTGGCAGCGCGGGGCTCTGAAGCCGCTCAGCCCTGGAGAGCGTTGTAGTCACTCAGGACAAATGTCCAGTCTTCTGAGCCTCGGAATTGAGTGTGCTCATTCTAGTGCATTGGCCTTCCAAGTTCATCTAGCCCAAAAGTATAAAACCATGCTCAAAGAAAAGACCAAAGGGGAATACACAAAAGTACTTTCATGGTGTTTCTCTGGATGAGtgttttctactttttgtctTTCATGTTTTCCATGATGAGCAAATATTACTATTGAAATGGAGGGGAAATCTCTATTTTTAGGTGATGGGTAGTAAGCTGTGTTTCAGAAGTCGGTCCCATTATCGCGTCGCACCTGACCTCAGCTGAAGGTCACCGAGGAGGCAGACAGGGTTCACACTGGAGCGGGTACTTGGGggcctctcctctttcattcttctctttgtcACTTAGCTGAGGATCCTGTGGAGAAGACCACTGCAGCCCACCGCCCACCGGGATCGGAGCCTCACGTACCAGTACAAGATCCAGGACAAGAGCGTGTCCTTTTTCGCCAAAGGAATGTCTCCTGCTGTTCTGTGACCTGATTTAGGGGTGGCTGAAGCTACCTGGGTGGAAGTGTTTTTTGGTGGTG
This genomic stretch from Muntiacus reevesi chromosome 4, mMunRee1.1, whole genome shotgun sequence harbors:
- the ELP6 gene encoding elongator complex protein 6 isoform X2 → MFPELNNLLNTTPEGAEQGKLTLLCDAKTDGSFLVHHFLSFYLKANCKVCFVALVQSFSHYNIVGQKLGVSLTTARERGQLVVLEGLKSAVDVFFRPREEPHPLQFLREASAGDLQPLYAFVRDALEPVDGAEAAWRCPVLLVDDLSVLLSLGAGPVAVLDFVHYCRATVCREWKGNIVALVHDSGDAEDEESDVLLNGLSHQSHLILRAEGLATGFCKDVHGQLRILWRRPLQPTAHRDRSLTYQYKIQDKSVSFFAKGMSPAVL
- the ELP6 gene encoding elongator complex protein 6 isoform X1: MKRTRTCGKSRDVRGPGALGSCSPQRARPRGWAGHLGLRKGKLTLLCDAKTDGSFLVHHFLSFYLKANCKVCFVALVQSFSHYNIVGQKLGVSLTTARERGQLVVLEGLKSAVDVFFRPREEPHPLQFLREASAGDLQPLYAFVRDALEPVDGAEAAWRCPVLLVDDLSVLLSLGAGPVAVLDFVHYCRATVCREWKGNIVALVHDSGDAEDEESDVLLNGLSHQSHLILRAEGLATGFCKDVHGQLRILWRRPLQPTAHRDRSLTYQYKIQDKSVSFFAKGMSPAVL